TTGAAGTTATTCTGTCCAGTCGGTTCTTCATTGCTGCCAGAATTAAAGACCCAGTTAACAATAAAGTTTGGGAAGTTGTAGGGGTTCATTTAAGTACGTCGGACCAGTCACGGGCTTCTCAATTCGGGGAATTATCATCATTTTTTCAGCAACTGTAGAATTGTTTTCTTGTCCTCGAATATTTTAATGCTATCACCAGTCTCCAAGAGAAGGATGGCGGGGGAGTCAAATCTAATGCTTCCATGGCTGCTTTTTATGGGTTTATTAATGAAAATGGCTTGGTAGACTTGGGTATAGATAGGAGACCATTTACTTGGTCCAATAAAAGAAGAGGGCAAGAGTTAATCCAAGAACGTTTAGATCGATTCATGGCTGATGATGTGTGGTTCAATTCTTATCCGGCAGCAGTAGTTACTAGATTGTCTGAGAATGGATCTGATCATGCCCCATTATTGTTAGACTCAAATCTTCCATtgaaaaaatctaaaagaaGGTTCAAGTTTCAGGAACGTTGGTGTGGTTTGGAAGGGGTTCGGAAGCTAATAGCAGAAATTTGGAGTGCTGAAGTTACAGGTTCATCAATGTTTAGACTGGCTGAAAAATTGAAGCTCTGTCGGCACTGTTTGGTTCAATGGCAGCAGGAGAATCGTACTAACTCTGCGAAGCACATTCAAGAACTGACTGCTAGTATTGAGGAGTTGCGAGGCTTAGGAATACAAGGAGGGGATCAACTAGATGAACTTGAACGAATGTTAGAGGCGGCCCACATCTGGGAGGAAAGTTTTTGGAAGGATAAATCACGAATTAAATTGTTACACCTTGGTGATAGGAACACAAAATTCTTTCATCGAAATTTCCAAGCTAGGAACCGAAGAAACAAACTTTGGAGACTAGTTGGAAATGACGGTGCAATTGCCACATCTCATACAGCCATAGCAGCAGTGGCAGAAAGATATTTTCAGGAGATCTTCACATCAGATAACCCTACTGATCCTAGTCACGCTTTTGAAGAGTTTGAGGCTAAAGTTACACTTGCTATGAACCGTAAACTAATCCGGCCAGTTTCAATGGAAGAAGTTAAACGAGCAACTTTTAGCATGCACCCCCAAAGTGCTCCAGGTGAGGATGGTTTTACTgcaaaattcttttatttttattgggatATAGTTGGTGGAGATGTTTTTCATGCGATGAAGAGTTTCTTTATGGGTGGTCAGATACTGAGGAGTTTTAACCACACCCAAATCTGTCTCATTCCAAAAATTCTAGATGCTAGGAATATGACACAAGTGAGGCCTATCAGCTTGTCCTCAgtgttttataaaattatttcgaAGGTATTAGTTCACAGATTGCAAGGAATTATGAACTCTCTCATTAGTCCTAACCAAAGTGCCTTCTTGGAAGGGTAGGCTTATCTCTGACAACATTTTGGTTGCTCATGAATGCATGCACTATCTAAAGAATAAGAAGAGGGGTTTAGAAAATGAAATGGCAATTAAGTTGGACATGAGCAAAGCCTATGATAGAGTTGAATGGCAATTTTTGTGGTTTATTCTGGAGAAACTTGGGTTTGATTCTCGATGGATTGGATGGATTCGAGAAGTCGTCACAACTGTTTCTTACTCGGTTATTGTGGAAGGACAaccttttagttttttttaaaccaaatagGGGCATCCGACAGGGTGATCCCCTATCCCCATATCTGTTTCTTTTCTGTGCAGAAGGACTTTCCTTCTTGCTACACAAGGCTGAGCAAAATAGTGTTATCCGTGGAATTCAGATTAACAGAAGATCTCATTGGGTGAACCACCTACTATTTGCAGATGACTCAATTCTCTTTAGTAAAGCTACTACTGACAATTGCCAGCATATTCTTGACTTGCTAGATGATTATGAGAGGTTTAGCGGGTAGAAAGTAAATCTGACTAAATCAGCGgtattttttagtaataataCCTCTTCTCCATTGCGGTAAGCTTTGGCAGCCACACTTCACATTCGCAATATAGGGGCGAAGGATAAATATTTAGGACTACCTTCTGTAGTCCaaagatctaaaaatgtcaccTTTGGAATGATTAAAGATAAAGTTAGAAAGAGGGTGGAGGGATGGAAGCGAAAATTGCTCTCAGCTGGGGGTAGACACATTCTTATCAAAGCAGTTGGGGAAGCCATCCCAATCTACAGCCTCTCCTGTTTCCTACTACCAGATAGTCTTCTAACCGAAATCCATGAAATCTTATCTCAGTTCTGGTGGGGACAGAAAGGAGGGAAGAGAAGAATGTCTTGGGTAAGTTGAGAGAGTATGACGCGACCCAAGAAGGAGGGGGGTTTGGATTTTAAAGACCTGCGAGCCCAAAGTTTAGCACTTTTAGGAAAACAGTGTTGGAGAATAGCTACCAGACCAAACTCTCTACTCACTAAGATGCTAAAAGGAAAGTACTACAGATACCAGTCTATTTTGGAGGCAGGAGTAGGAGCAGTACCTTCGTGGGATTGAAGAAGCGTCCTAGAGGGTCGTAAAGTTCTTGAGAAAGGCTTGCTCTGGAAGGTAGGGTTAGGGAGAAGTATCCGTGTTTATGTAGATCcatggctgccatctcctcatCCCCATTCTGCTCCTATGCAGTCTGCAACAACAAGGCAAAGTGTGACATGGGTAAAAGAACTCCTAACTGAGAACTAGAAATGGAATAATCAACTAATACAGTGTTTGTTTCCTCCATAAATTGCTCAAAGTATTCTTTCAGTTAATATTGAAGACCGAGAGGACCGAATATCCTGGATTTTTCACAAGTCTGGTAATTATGATGTAGCATCAGCATATCGAGTGGCTTACCATTTTCACCACCCACCAATTGAGTTCTGTCCACCTATAGCTCAATGTAGTGATATTTGCAAAGATTTGTGGAAAATGAGATTACCCCCGAAGATCAAATTCTTCCTCTGGCGTGCCCTCCATGGAAGACTTCCTGTCCTATTGAACCTCCAGCGACGAATCCCATCAATTTCTACAATTTGCCCCCGGTGTCAGATAGGAGAGGAATCGACTATGCACTGCTTATTCACCTGCAATAAGGCAAAAGAAGTATGGCTCAAAAGTCCATTTGCAGATGTGACGAtaggagaagaggaagaggaactCTATCAGTGTTGGAGGAGAAAGAAAGCATACCTATCAGGAACTGGAGGTGATCAACAAAACTTGCTCTTGGTTGGAATTGTGTGCTGGAATATTTGGAGAACTCGGAACTGCTTGGTCTTTGAACATGAAAAAATTCCACCGGAAGTGACAGACCGAATTTCTCGAAGAATGTTGATGGAAGCGGTGACTATTTTCCCAATTCCTTTCCAATGAAACGTTAGGGATTAAAGCCCCTTCTAGATCTTCTGTCCTTTTAATATATCATTTCTAATTCttcctttttattatgtttGCTTTATAACTCCGTACAGAAGTTAATTGGGAATTTCccattctctctttttttgtcCTACATGGACCTCTTGTATTTCTTGGATTATGAAATGAATACCACTtgcctttgaaaaaaaaaaaaagacataacACTATTTTTGTACGTGAAATATTGGGGACAAATTAAAAAGGTAAAAGAATGACGAAAATATTAATTGGGtaagtaaattaaagaaaaatattatacgTTAAACTTGCGATGCAATCGAGGatgttaaaagtaaaaaaataatggtTCCCAGAGAAATATAACAAAGTGCATCGAGAGGTCAAAAAAGAAAGCAGTAAATGGTTGGCTAGACCATCAGAGTACAGTGCTCAGACACATACTCAAAACAACACGAtacaaacaaaaactaacataaaaggaaaaaaatataatttaaataaatacctTAGAATATAATAAgatctataaaaaaattatttatcactaCTGGTTAAACACTTATTGgcttctaattattttttttcttatttcatataTGGCCACGAAAATAGGAAATAGAAAACTGAACACCAAATCCCATGTATCggcattatatattgttatagatataGATAAGACAATGCGATGCGCCGATGCGTGTAGAATTTGGGTCCGATTCAACCGATAAACAATTTTCAGGTTAGAATAttctttttaagaaaatatattttgtcattttgtgcaatttattttaaattcgaAAATGAAAAGCTGTTAATAGcaaggatttttttttatcaaaaatccCTAAGATTGTGTTTATTGGAGAACTGGCGGCTCAATAGGCGTACCGGTTCAGccgtttttttattattttttaaaaaaattaatttttttgttaatatattattcattcttcaaatttattagataaatatttttgttattattttaatattgacgtaattttatttatatcatatttttttaccttaaaatgactataaaaaatttttaaaatgttaaattataaaagcACACAATAAAGAGATATatattataagaaaaaatatagttaaaaaaataatgataataatattatcctAATTCAAAAAGAGtatatataaatcaaaatacatattagttatttacaaaagataattttGCTTAAATGTCatgaaaatttatatttgtctttatttttttaagtggtAGGCCAAAATATGAATTTGCATCTGAAGAGGCTTCATTTTCCTATGAAAATACttgtcttttttgtttttgaatatcaaattataagaataatttataaataaaatagaaaaatataaaaattgtgtatttgaattttttttttataattcatcaTACATCTctttattaataatttcttgAGTCTTGAAAATCTGTCACATTTTTTtaccataaaaataatttaaaattattcaattaaattgaTTCCATATAATAGGGACGAATTcaattaattcaattaaaaCCTGTAGAATTGAGATATCTTGTTTTGCactgaattttttgaaaagacaaaaaaaatgacATTAATCTTAGTTTATGTATGACAAAATGTAAAGTAAATGACATTACATATGATTTATTaggaatttatatttaataacaGTCACCTGCAATGATATTGTTTGTCACCAAAATGAGTTAGTTGTGCTCTTAAAGTTTATGgctaaaaaaaaagttaaatttttaacataattaatatatacGTCTAAATAGACggtattatattattatataataaaaatttatttcattaccttttattcttttaatccaatatttatctttttatcgtCTTCTTAAGTTTTGGTTACTTTAACCGTATCTCCCCAATCAACAGAAGAAATTTTGGGTGGACGAACCTGATTTAATATCATGtttgattattaatattaaaataaaaatacatatcaTCAATACAATTGTCACGTTAATATAATAATacttaatttattgtttattggTCTCATTAATACAATGAATTGATCATTCTTTCATATACTCTATAACGGTTAAAATCCTTCTTCCTataatttattgtatatatgtatcaCAATATATCTTATTCGTATTTTGTATATTACtttaacattaaataataatacatcCCAATTAAAATATACCTTTaccttttattgattttgaaaattttatttttataataaacgTCCATGtcaatataaatagaaaaaatcagaaaaaatgataataaaaataaaaaataaataacgataataatataataaaagagtACGAAACAATATATATGAGATAGTAGAAATAACAATAACTCTACGAACAAACTGCTCTTATGACAGTAAAAATAATGATAACTACATATGGCTGCTCTTGTGATGGTAGAAATAATGATAACTGCATCGGTTGTTTTGGGTTATAGTGATAGgagtaaaatgaaaaaaataattggaCACCAAACTCTTatatctcttttaatttatCAGGTAaccaatgaaataaaatattactatttacagtataaattaaattaaaaaatattttacatgtaACATTATAGTAAGAGAAAATAGTTATTATGACAAAAATTTGTCAATCATACAATAACACTATTTCAATTCAACcttgtaaaaaaagaaaaagaaaattcgaatctaaatttattaggtattaaataaaataaaataaaatattattaatactataaattaaataaaaaataccaatacttttagaattaaaaaaattagatttttaaaaataaataaataaatattttataaaacagCTTCTATTGTATGGAGAGTGATTGCACATAGTTTACAGATAACTGACTTCAAAATTTTAGTGTccaaatttaaatcttaatattatattttatgataGAACTTCTCCCGTGCATCCGTCGGTTAGGTTACATAAAGAAACCATATCCAGAACAACTCATTTTCTCTATCTCATTTTCATCTCTATTCCAGTAAcggttataaaaaaaatcatgtataacttcttcttcaattctctacTCTATTAATTTACCTTTTAATTTGTTTCAcctttttttcatcttttttttcaatatttcttatttctattccCAAGATGCACTTCCCTGTATagaacaattattattagaataaaaaaataattattatgacaaaaataagaaaaatagtaaaaaaagttAGTTATTATGATAGAAATTAAAGTTATCAATCATACAATGGAACTATTTTAATtcgaaaagaataaaaaaaaattcaattctaaatttattagatattaaataaaataaaattacataaaatgttattatttattgtataaattaaataaaaaattatcaatatttttaaataaatattttatacaacaaCCATCAAACAAAACTAACTGAATAGAAAAAAGAATTGAATATCAAACTCCTATATTTTCTTTGTATATTCTTCTCTTgttatagtataaataatagTTTTGGAgttatctaaatattttaatataagttatttaatattctcagaactaaaaaaattaagagataaaattaatatttcttctaaaaatgattatttttaaaattacaaatacacaataaaaaaattagaatacatTAAAATAGtaccataataaaaaataatttaaaaaataaaattaacaaattaatgaAATATATGTACACAACTAACCAATATTATCATCATTCAGTATATTATTTGGACCAATTCTAATATTTGAATATCTAAAAGTagatttttaacatataaataatattttttgaattacgtaaatcttttaatataaatgatttaatattatctagacaaaaaaattaaaaaaagattaatatttcttttaaaaatgatttttaacaaaattataaatacataataaaaatttagagtacattcataataaaaaatttctaatattaaattaatagtgtaaattttttaagtgaACAATTAATATCTGCAAAGAATGATCGACATGAAAACACAGAGACAGAGATAAAAGGCTGATCTTTCAATGGGAAAAAGAGTGGATCCGCATGGTCCCAAATGAATTGGCTTATTTGAAAAAGGCCTTGTTCTTTGGAAGATCTATCTCGTGTATGGTACTGCATGGTTCATAATACATTGTATTATAGATATATGTAACATAGTATATTAGAAATAATTGAAGTTTACTAAGTACGAATTAAAgcttttagaaaataataatttatactcaCTAATATTATTACCGTTCTATCTATTATTTGGATTTGGATcaattttactattattatgaGTATTTGAATGTTTAAAAACAAATCTATTATTGGCATGAgattaatgtatttttaaaatttattaatgttttttttgaaacaaagaaGCTCAACACCAAGGTGGAGCAAGTAGCAGTAACAGTAAAAGAAACACAAATAGGAACTAATTGTCATCTAACAGAACAAACAACCCCATGTCATCTTCGGCATAGCCATTAACAACACAAGGGATCTTTATTCTTCCACTCCTGGTAGCTAAGAAGTGACATGTCAATAATGTTATCTAcgcctttttctttcttctgaaATATCCTCATGTTTCTTTCCAACCAAACGTTCCAGATAACCGCGAAATAGCAAATAAACCAATTTCTGGACTCCTCCTTTCTACTGGTTGCACCTGTCCAGCTTAGGAAATGCTCCTTCACAGTACCAGAAAAGGACCACTTTCTGCCAAGGTGAACTAACCATGCACACCAAACCTGCCAAGTAAATTCACATCCCAGGAATAAGTGATGAATATTCTCAACATCCTTTTTACATAGAACACACATATTATCCTCCTGAGTAATTATCCCAAGTCGACATAATCTCTCTTTCGTATGCACCCTGCCAATCAATGTGAACCACGCAAACAGCTCCACTCTTGGAGGAACTAAGCCCTTCCAAATAGTCTTGGTGAAACTATAACTTGTTATATCCTCTTGTAATGTTTCCTCCTGCAACacctgcacaaatgagttagtaCTAAAAACACCTTGTCTCTCAAACTTCCACACAAGCCTATCATCTCTGTCTGCCGATAGTTTAACCGGCCTCAAAGCATCGTGCAGCTGATTCACAATTTCCAACTCCCATTGGAATAGCTCACGCCTCCAATGGAAGTTCCAGATCCACTCTATcccatcccaaaacccacaaTCCCCAATGACTGATCCTTTTTGGAGTGAAACCGAAAAGAGTCTTGGGAACCTATCCTTCAAAGCACCACAACATAACCAAACGTCCTCCCAGAATCGGGTTCTTCTACCGTCGCCAACCTCCATGGATAGTCCATTTATCATCTTATCTCTTACATGTTGCTCCTTGATCTGCAGTTGACAGATATCCTTCCATGAACCTCCTCTAGTAGGTAATGTCTGAGTGGATAGTAGTTCATTAGGATTCAGATTATAAACAGAGCAGACCACTTTCTTCCACAGCGGGCAGTCCTCTTTCGAAAACCTCCACCACCATTTAAATAAAAGTGCTGTATTCCGGATCATTGCATCTCCAACACCTAAACCCCCTAGCTTTTTTGGAGCCTGAACCACTTCCCATCTAACCAGAGCTATGccattaccaccatcctccTTACTCCACAAGAATTTTCTCTGTAATGAGATCAATTTTTCAGCAACCGTCTTCGGCATCTTGTACAAACTTAAGTAATATACTGGTAAGCTATTTAAAACTACTTTGATAAGCACCAGCTTTCCCGCTTTGTTTAGCACTTTTGACTTCCATAAGCTTAGTTTCTCTTCCACCTTATCTATTATTGGCTTCCAAGTCTTCACCAACCTCGGATTAGCACCTAAAGGAATTCCAAGGTATCTGACTGGTAATGTAGCTTCCTTGCACTCCAACAAGCTACACATACGAACCTCCCATTGTTGGTCACAGTTGATTGGAATTAGACTGGATTTGTCAAAATTAATGCTCAACCCTGACATCAGCTCAAAGCAACGTAGCAGTCTCTTGTAGTTTTTGACAGTCTCCTCTTCAGGCGGGCAAAACAAAATTGTGTCATCTGCGAATTGAAGGTGTGATAATTCTATGTTGTCCCCCCCAACCAATAGAGGAGAAATACGGCCGTTTCTAACCGCCTCGCCAATTATTCTATGTAGAACATCAACCACAAGTACAAAAAGGAAAGGAGATAGTGGGTCTCCTTGTCGCAAGCCTCTTTCCATCATAAACGGCTTTGTAGGCGAGCCATTTATCAACATTGACATAGATGCTGTACTCATACATTCCATCACCCAAGCCCTCCATCGGCTTCCAAACCCCATTTTCTGCAGGACAATATCTACAAAGCTCCACTTAACTTTATCATATGCCTTTTGAAAGTCTAACTTGATGAGTACTGCCTCTTTTCTCCTTAATTTGAGCCAATGCACTGTTTCACACGCAATGAGTGCCCCGTCGTGTATCTTGCGACCTTTGACAAACGCACTCTGGGTCTCCCCAACCAGCCCTGACATCAGTGTTCTCATCCTCCTTACCAGCACCTTGGATATCACCTTGTACACACAACCAACCATACTAATCGGGCGCAGGTCCTTGATTTCCTTAGCCCCGACAAACTTAGGAGCCAAAGCCACCCAAGTGATGTTGGCATACTTCGGTAACTTGGCTGTCTGAAAGAAAGCAACCATAGCTGCCGTAAACTCAGACCCGATCTCATCCCATCACCTCTTAATAAAATTCATGTTGTACCCATCACTACCTGGAGCTTTAGATGATTCACAGTCCCACACTGCCTCTTTAATCTCTTCAGTTGATGGCAAAACCTCTAGCTCCACAGACTCCTCCTCGGATATCCTTGTCACCAATCCATCCCTGAAGCCCACCTTAGGAGACTCCTCTTGGTAGTACAACTGTTTATAAAACCCTCGGATAGCAATCTTTATTCTAGCTGAGTTCCTAACCAACCTCCCATTTATCATCAAAGCATCAATCCTGTTATTCCGCCTTCTAGTGGAGGCTACCTGGTGGAAGTACTTGGTGTTTTTGTCCATATCCTTCGCGTGCCGAGATCGTGACATTTGTTTCCAGTGCAACTCTTTTCTGACATACAATCTCTCACAGCAGGTCACCAGTGCTTTCCTTCTTGCCTCCAGAGTTCCATCATGCACTCCGCTACTGACTTTATCATCCAGtttcttcatctcttcctcaagcTGCTGGATTTTCTTATCCATGTCCCCAAAGTTGTCCTTGTGCCATCTCCCTAGAGGAGCTGTCAACACCTTTAATTTCTCTATGATATTTTTCTCCCCTAAACCCCTCCATTCCTCTTTAACCATTCTTAGAAAACCTTCATGGGTAAACCATGAGTCTAGGCTTCTAAAAGGTCTTGGGCCGTCTCTTATCTTGGTAACTTCCATTATCAATGGGTAGTGATCTGATAAACCCCTTGGTCCTCCTCTTAGTCGGGTCTCAGGGAACTCCTCAACCCATTCCAAGCTAACCATTACTCTGTCAATCCGACTACAGGAACAGCCTCTAAACCATGTATACTTACGGTCATTTAGCGGTATGTCCACCAATTGCATATCCTGTATCCAGTCTTTAAACTCTTCACCAGCTATTGTTAAACTACATGcaccttttctttcttctacatGGACAATCTCATTAAAATCTCCCATGAAGCAACAAGGGGACTGACATAATCCAGCAACATAGCTCAGCTCCTCCCACACAACAAGTTTGTCCCCTCTATCATGAGGACCGTAAACCAcaagaaaggaacaattgaAATTATTCTTTAATAAGACCCCTTCAACACACAGCCATCTCTCCCCTTTATAACAATTATTCATCTTGAACATGAAATCATCCCACATTAACAACAACCCACCCGAAGCACCATCAGCCGCAACATATTCCCACCCTACACTACTACAACCCCACAGACGTGCAACATCAAATCTCGTCACAACTTGTTTTTTAGTTTCAATCAGGCCTAGCATATTCAGTCTATATTTCTTCCTTAAGTTCTTAACCATACTCAACTTCCCATCTCCCCCCAACCCCCTAACATTCCAGGAACAAAAATTCATTTATGAGAATTATAACACAcctgtttgttattttttggtCGACTTCGCCTTGCTTTCGCCTTTTGCTTTGCCAACTTTCTTCTTCGTGCGATTTCTTCATTCTGAGATTGTAGAATGGCCATGATATCCTCTTCTTCGTCATATAGGATAGTACCAGATTCCACTGCTAGATCCCACGTCCTTTTATTTTCCAGCATTTGCTCTTCCAATGTTGAATTCAGATTGTCACCCGTTCCCCCAATTTTTCCATCACTTACTCCCTCCCCGATAGCCTCTTCAATTTCTTCCTCACCCTGCGCCACGGACCCCTTACCTGCCAGTGAACCAGTATGTTCATTATCACTGAGTACATGAAGCCCGCTCTTCGAATCCCAAGTCTTAATGCCAATCTCACTGCCAACCTTGTGCTCTTCCTCACCGAACGTGGTCTTGGCCACTTGCCCTGTCTTACTTGCCTCCCTTGTCCCTTGATGCATGTTACCTTCACAACCTCTAGTTGCCGAGCCCTGGGCATCCTCCATCCCAGCTCCCTTGTCCTCCAGCCTGTCTCAAGAAGCCATTCGCAGTATTCCAGTTTCAGCCACTACTTTCTCCACCGAACCGCGAATGACCTCTTCACCATTTTGTGTCGCCGTTCCAGCGAGAGGTGGGCAGCGACCAACACTGGGCTCCTTGGCTTGATTCACGCCGTGCGCTTCTCTGCCTTCTCCGCCACTCCGTGACCAAGGGTTTTCGATCGAACCCGCAGCTCCATCGGCATGCTTCTTCCCTGGATCAGCTACGCAAGGATAGGATTCCCGGTTAGTTGGAACCCGATCCGGCTGACAAGCGCTGAGCCCACCAACCGTTCCTGGTTCAGCGCCTCTCTCCATTGGGTCATCTGTTGTGATTAGGCCCACTTGCATAAGCAAGCCTGTATTATAGCAATTAGTATATCTGGCCCAACCTTCATGACACTTTGGATTTTGTTTTTTTCCCCCTGTTGGCACCAGCTCGCAGCCCACTTAGCCTATCTTCCAAAAAATCAGACCTTGTCCTTTTCGAATCTTCATAATCACTCACAGAATCCCCTCCCACCAAATCAGCCTTTGCTTTAATTCCTTCTTGATTTAAATCATACGTTGCCAAACTCATGctattgatatttaatttgtcataaatccattcattcaaaatTTCATCTGAAAGTACCATCCTACCCTTGTCTTCTTCATCGT
The genomic region above belongs to Arachis duranensis cultivar V14167 chromosome 3, aradu.V14167.gnm2.J7QH, whole genome shotgun sequence and contains:
- the LOC107495504 gene encoding uncharacterized protein LOC107495504: MEDAQGSATRGCEGNMHQGTREASKTGQVAKTTFGEEEHKVGSEIGIKTWDSKSGLHVLSDNEHTGSLAGKGSVAQGEEEIEEAIGEGVSDGKIGGTGDNLNSTLEEQMLENKRTWDLAVESGTILYDEEEDIMAILQSQNEEIARRRKGLGGDGKLSMVKNLRKKYRLNMLGLIETKKQVVTRFDVARLWGCSSVGWEYVAADGASGGLLLMWDDFMFKMNNCYKGERWLCVEGVLLKNNFNCSFLVVYGPHDRGDKLVVWEELSYVAGLCQSPCCFMGDFNEIVHVEERKGACSLTIAGEEFKDWIQDMQLVDIPLNDRKYTWFRGCSCSRIDRVMVSLEWVEEFPETRLRGGPRGLSDHYPLIMEVTKIRDGPRPFRSLDSWFTHEGFLRMVKEEWRGLGEKNIIEKLKVLTAPLGRWHKDNFGDMDKKIQQLEEEMKKLDDKVSSGVHDGTLEARRKALVTCCERLYVRKELHWKQMSRSRHAKDMDKNTKYFHQVASTRRRNNRIDALMINGRLVRNSARIKIAIRGFYKQLYYQEESPKVGFRDGLVTRISEEESVELEVLPSTEEIKEAVWDCESSKAPGSDGYNMNFIKR